The Mesorhizobium sp. B1-1-8 genome contains a region encoding:
- a CDS encoding putative RiPP precursor yields MKKTYERPTLDKRGRLSALTAAVPPSGFAF; encoded by the coding sequence ATGAAGAAGACCTATGAGAGGCCGACGCTCGACAAGCGCGGCAGGCTTTCGGCTCTCACCGCAGCCGTGCCGCCCTCTGGCTTTGCCTTCTGA
- a CDS encoding NfeD family protein, which translates to MKRARVAILAAAFMAGAMLFPFSSTTGAVTGQKAALSIAIDGAIGPASARQFKEALSTAAERNAEVLILQLNTPGGLVTSMREMIADILASPVPVIGYVAPAGGHAASAGTYILYSTHVAAMAPGTNLGAATPVEVGGLPSLPGGEDSKDQKDATGRPAGDAMMAKVTNDAVALIRSLAELRGRNGDWGEKAVREAASLSANAALQEHVIDFVARDTTELLLLADGRTVEVAGTKRVLATKGLPVETLEPGWFIRLLAVITDPNTAIILMLIGVYGIVFEFTSPGAVAPGVIGTICLVLGLYALNLLPINYTGLALMLLGVAFLVIEAFNPTVVLGLGGVAAFLFGAAMLLRTEGPGFAVSWAVIAPAAALTLGLALLTGTYLWAARKRLPRVGGEAMRGLRVEILDWQGGEGHVLALGERWRARADEPLVEGESAEVTGVRDLVLTVRRRK; encoded by the coding sequence GTGAAACGCGCGCGGGTGGCAATTCTAGCCGCGGCCTTCATGGCCGGCGCGATGCTTTTTCCTTTTTCCTCGACCACCGGCGCGGTGACCGGGCAAAAGGCGGCGTTGAGCATCGCCATCGACGGCGCCATCGGTCCGGCGAGTGCACGCCAGTTCAAGGAGGCGCTGAGCACTGCCGCCGAGCGGAATGCCGAGGTTCTCATCCTGCAGCTCAACACGCCTGGCGGGCTGGTCACCTCGATGCGCGAGATGATCGCCGACATACTGGCCTCGCCGGTTCCCGTCATCGGCTATGTCGCGCCGGCCGGCGGCCATGCCGCCAGCGCCGGCACCTACATCCTCTATTCGACCCATGTCGCGGCGATGGCGCCGGGCACCAATCTGGGTGCGGCGACGCCGGTCGAGGTCGGCGGCCTGCCATCGCTTCCGGGCGGCGAAGACAGCAAGGACCAGAAGGACGCCACCGGGCGGCCGGCCGGTGATGCGATGATGGCAAAGGTGACCAACGATGCCGTCGCCCTGATCCGCTCGCTCGCCGAACTGCGCGGGCGCAATGGCGACTGGGGCGAGAAGGCGGTGCGCGAGGCGGCGAGCCTCTCGGCCAATGCGGCATTGCAGGAGCATGTCATCGACTTTGTCGCCCGCGACACGACCGAGCTCTTGCTGCTCGCCGACGGGCGCACCGTCGAGGTGGCCGGCACCAAGCGCGTTCTGGCAACGAAAGGGCTGCCGGTCGAGACGCTGGAGCCCGGCTGGTTCATCCGGCTGCTTGCCGTCATCACCGATCCGAACACCGCAATCATCCTGATGCTGATCGGCGTCTATGGCATCGTCTTTGAGTTCACCAGCCCGGGTGCGGTGGCGCCCGGCGTGATCGGCACCATCTGCCTGGTGCTCGGCCTCTATGCGCTCAATCTCCTGCCGATCAACTATACCGGCCTTGCCCTGATGCTGCTCGGCGTCGCCTTCCTCGTCATCGAGGCCTTCAACCCCACCGTCGTGCTTGGCCTGGGCGGCGTGGCCGCCTTTCTGTTCGGCGCCGCCATGCTGCTTAGGACCGAGGGGCCGGGCTTTGCCGTATCGTGGGCCGTCATCGCGCCGGCCGCGGCGCTGACGCTTGGGCTGGCGCTGCTCACCGGCACCTATCTCTGGGCCGCGCGCAAGAGGCTGCCGCGCGTCGGCGGCGAGGCGATGCGCGGACTTCGGGTCGAGATCCTCGACTGGCAGGGCGGCGAGGGCCATGTGCTTGCCCTGGGCGAGCGCTGGCGGGCGAGGGCAGACGAGCCGCTCGTTGAGGGCGAAAGCGCCGAGGTGACCGGTGTCAGGGACCTCGTGCTGACCGTGCGGCGCAGGAAGTGA
- a CDS encoding xanthine dehydrogenase family protein molybdopterin-binding subunit, giving the protein MTVHDMKHAASDSARLEAVGGRLSRVDGPAKITGAAKYAFEQQLDRLAHAVMVESTIAAGKVVAIDARAAETAPGVLMVLTPDTIMTLKGASDWLGNPPSQQTYSPLAREVTYSGQHIAAVVAETFEQAVAAAALVKVSYDETPAIVDLSDAKAGDGIPIDAMTKEWGDAEAAFAAAPVRICAAYNTPREYQAAMEPHGLIARWQGDELTIWEPSQWLDGMARTYAEWFGVPFENVRLVSPYIGGGFGSKALALAHSAVAAAAAKMLGRPVKLVLTRPQNFTSYGGRAATRQTVTIGADRDGRIQSIVHRGVNETAVDGMWVEPLGSVTSIMYATPNFSSRQNVVRVNTVVPGAKRAPGENPSAFGIESAIDELAYELGMDPLEVRLINYAEQDPHAKKPWSTRQLREAFAIGAETFGWAKRSPQPRSMRDGHQLIGWGMAAGTYPVRRAHGEAVVKILADGSVEVESSSIDMGQGTYTILAQTAAETLGVPVEQVCVKLGDSHFARAGVTGGSRLAGVMTGAVYKAAGQALDELIGLAIADPRSPFHTLQANTLTVKDGRIASPRGEGPELSIAELMSAVGRERIEAKGDTLPANSTPEERYKNYTTIAMAIPHTEGDYSRHSWCAHFVEVRVDEDFGTVRVSRVVSALDSGRLYNPKLAESQWKGGIIMGIGQALLEEGIVDRRHGRIVNNNLADYMLPTNADIPDIQTISVGVPDPHSSALGGKGVGELAIVGIAPAIANAVFHATGKRIRDLPITLEKLIG; this is encoded by the coding sequence ATGACGGTTCATGACATGAAACACGCAGCTTCCGACAGCGCGCGCCTCGAAGCGGTCGGCGGGCGGCTGTCGCGCGTCGATGGTCCGGCCAAGATCACGGGTGCTGCAAAATATGCCTTCGAGCAGCAGCTCGACCGGCTCGCGCATGCGGTGATGGTCGAAAGCACCATTGCCGCCGGCAAGGTCGTTGCGATCGACGCGCGCGCGGCCGAAACCGCGCCGGGCGTGCTCATGGTGCTGACGCCGGACACCATCATGACGCTGAAAGGCGCATCGGACTGGCTGGGCAACCCGCCGTCGCAACAGACCTACTCGCCCCTCGCCCGCGAGGTCACCTATTCCGGCCAGCATATCGCCGCCGTGGTGGCCGAGACCTTCGAGCAGGCAGTCGCGGCGGCAGCACTTGTCAAGGTCAGCTATGATGAGACGCCGGCCATCGTCGACCTCAGCGACGCCAAGGCCGGCGACGGCATCCCGATCGATGCGATGACCAAGGAATGGGGCGACGCGGAAGCGGCGTTCGCCGCCGCACCGGTGCGCATCTGCGCGGCCTACAACACGCCGCGCGAATACCAGGCGGCGATGGAGCCGCACGGGCTGATCGCGCGCTGGCAGGGCGACGAGCTGACCATCTGGGAGCCCAGCCAGTGGCTGGACGGCATGGCGCGCACCTATGCCGAATGGTTCGGTGTGCCGTTCGAGAATGTGCGGCTGGTGTCGCCCTATATCGGCGGCGGCTTCGGCTCCAAGGCCCTGGCGCTCGCCCACAGCGCCGTGGCGGCGGCTGCGGCAAAGATGCTTGGGCGGCCGGTGAAGCTGGTGCTGACGAGGCCGCAGAATTTTACCTCCTATGGCGGCCGCGCCGCGACCCGCCAGACGGTGACGATCGGCGCCGATCGCGACGGCAGGATCCAGTCGATCGTGCATCGCGGCGTCAACGAGACCGCCGTCGACGGCATGTGGGTCGAGCCGCTCGGCTCGGTCACCTCGATCATGTATGCGACGCCGAACTTTTCCTCGAGGCAGAATGTCGTGCGGGTGAATACGGTGGTGCCGGGCGCCAAGCGCGCGCCCGGCGAAAACCCCAGCGCCTTCGGCATCGAAAGCGCCATCGACGAGCTTGCCTATGAGCTCGGCATGGACCCTCTGGAGGTGCGGCTGATCAATTATGCCGAGCAGGATCCGCATGCGAAGAAGCCGTGGTCGACCAGGCAGCTGCGCGAGGCCTTCGCCATCGGTGCCGAGACCTTCGGCTGGGCGAAGCGCTCGCCACAGCCGCGCTCGATGCGCGACGGCCACCAACTGATCGGCTGGGGCATGGCGGCCGGCACCTATCCGGTGCGGCGCGCCCATGGCGAGGCGGTGGTGAAGATCCTCGCCGATGGGTCGGTCGAGGTCGAAAGCTCCTCGATCGACATGGGCCAGGGCACCTACACGATCCTGGCGCAGACAGCAGCCGAGACGCTCGGCGTGCCGGTCGAGCAGGTCTGCGTGAAGCTCGGCGACTCGCATTTCGCCCGCGCCGGTGTGACCGGCGGCTCGCGGCTTGCCGGCGTCATGACCGGCGCGGTCTACAAGGCCGCAGGCCAGGCGCTGGACGAACTGATCGGGCTGGCGATCGCCGATCCGCGCTCGCCGTTCCATACGCTGCAGGCGAACACGCTGACGGTGAAGGACGGCCGCATCGCCTCGCCGCGCGGCGAGGGGCCGGAACTGTCGATCGCTGAGCTGATGAGCGCCGTCGGCCGCGAGCGGATCGAGGCCAAGGGCGACACCTTGCCGGCCAATTCTACGCCGGAGGAGCGCTACAAGAACTACACCACCATCGCCATGGCGATCCCGCACACCGAGGGCGACTATTCGCGCCATTCCTGGTGCGCGCATTTCGTCGAGGTCCGCGTCGACGAGGATTTCGGCACGGTGCGCGTGTCGCGCGTGGTCTCGGCGCTGGATTCGGGCCGGCTTTACAACCCGAAGCTGGCGGAAAGCCAGTGGAAAGGCGGCATCATCATGGGCATCGGCCAGGCGCTGCTTGAAGAAGGCATCGTCGACCGCCGGCACGGCCGCATCGTCAACAACAATCTCGCCGACTACATGCTGCCGACCAATGCCGACATTCCCGATATCCAGACGATCTCGGTCGGCGTCCCCGATCCGCATTCCTCGGCGCTCGGCGGCAAGGGCGTGGGCGAACTCGCCATCGTCGGCATCGCGCCGGCGATCGCCAATGCGGTGTTCCATGCGACGGGCAAGAGGATCAGGGATCTGCCGATCACGCTGGAGAAGCTGATCGGGTAA
- a CDS encoding outer membrane protein, with protein sequence MKMILLATAFILAPVGMACAADIGETLPVAADYTWSGLYAGAHFGYVAGKSNLFIGGAGPGGADINAPLDPSGFIGGVHIGFDQEMANRFVLGAEADIAYNKVDGEGTFTGAGALLKTELQWSGSARLRAGYAFDRTLPYVTAGVAAAKYEMTVIATSGSIPIHDETHVGWTVGAGVEHAFTDRWIARVEYRYSDFGKKDISVPLFGPGTVANIDLKTHDVRAGLSYKF encoded by the coding sequence ATGAAAATGATTCTTCTCGCTACAGCCTTCATTCTCGCGCCCGTCGGCATGGCATGCGCCGCGGACATCGGTGAAACCTTGCCCGTGGCCGCCGACTACACCTGGTCCGGCCTCTATGCTGGCGCTCACTTCGGCTACGTCGCCGGAAAGTCCAATCTCTTCATCGGCGGCGCCGGCCCTGGGGGTGCCGACATTAACGCTCCCCTCGATCCCAGCGGTTTCATTGGCGGCGTCCATATCGGCTTCGATCAGGAGATGGCGAACCGCTTCGTGCTCGGCGCCGAGGCGGACATTGCCTACAACAAGGTGGATGGGGAGGGGACCTTCACCGGTGCCGGCGCGTTGCTCAAGACCGAACTCCAGTGGTCGGGGTCGGCGCGGCTGCGGGCCGGCTACGCTTTCGATCGGACCTTGCCTTACGTCACCGCGGGCGTGGCCGCGGCCAAGTACGAAATGACTGTGATCGCCACCAGCGGCTCAATACCGATCCACGACGAAACCCATGTTGGCTGGACGGTTGGAGCCGGCGTCGAGCACGCCTTCACCGACAGGTGGATCGCTCGCGTCGAATATCGCTACTCCGACTTCGGCAAAAAGGATATCTCGGTGCCGCTTTTCGGTCCTGGCACCGTTGCGAACATCGATCTGAAGACGCACGACGTACGGGCTGGCCTTAGCTACAAGTTCTGA
- a CDS encoding LysR family transcriptional regulator, protein MQQSHEPAALAEMAAFAAIAEARSFTKAAARVGRDATILSRRLQSLEERLGVRLLNRTTRSVSLTEAGAEFLQRVRAILALVEEAVAAASAHAGGGPRGLLRLALPGTFGRMWIGPMLPEFLAEFPDVRIEAEFSNRFADLVAENFDVAVRLGVLEDSRLVARKVATRRRLLCAAPSYLAQRGRPETPQALLEHSCLGFSGFQTFPAWEMTDREGHHVSIEVSGPLISDDAEVLVEAAVQGVGLMMSTDWLVGRELADGRLVPVLEDWTLADEGAVYVVMPSAKGQAAKTRAFVDWIGKRFSPEPPWRR, encoded by the coding sequence ATGCAGCAATCCCATGAACCGGCGGCACTTGCAGAAATGGCGGCCTTCGCTGCTATCGCCGAGGCGCGCTCGTTCACCAAGGCGGCGGCGCGCGTCGGGCGCGACGCCACCATTCTGTCGCGGCGCCTCCAATCGTTGGAGGAGCGGCTGGGCGTCAGGCTGCTCAACCGCACGACGCGCAGCGTATCGCTGACCGAGGCCGGCGCTGAATTCCTGCAGCGCGTACGCGCCATTCTGGCCTTAGTCGAGGAGGCCGTGGCGGCTGCGTCGGCGCATGCTGGCGGAGGCCCGCGCGGTCTGTTGCGGCTGGCGCTGCCCGGCACGTTCGGACGTATGTGGATCGGACCGATGCTGCCCGAATTCCTCGCCGAATTCCCGGATGTGCGCATCGAGGCCGAGTTCTCCAACCGCTTCGCCGATCTCGTCGCCGAGAATTTCGACGTCGCGGTAAGGCTCGGCGTGCTGGAGGATTCGCGCCTGGTGGCACGCAAAGTGGCGACACGGCGGCGGCTGCTTTGCGCCGCTCCCTCCTACCTCGCCCAAAGGGGCAGGCCGGAAACACCGCAGGCGCTTCTGGAGCATTCCTGCCTCGGCTTCTCCGGCTTCCAGACCTTTCCGGCCTGGGAGATGACCGACCGCGAGGGCCACCATGTCAGCATCGAGGTGTCGGGACCGTTGATCAGCGACGACGCCGAGGTGCTGGTCGAGGCCGCGGTGCAAGGCGTCGGCCTAATGATGAGCACAGACTGGCTGGTCGGACGCGAGCTCGCCGACGGGCGGCTGGTGCCGGTCCTGGAGGACTGGACGCTGGCCGACGAAGGGGCGGTCTATGTCGTCATGCCCTCGGCGAAGGGGCAGGCCGCCAAGACGCGCGCCTTCGTCGACTGGATCGGGAAGCGCTTTTCGCCCGAGCCTCCCTGGCGGCGGTGA
- a CDS encoding AraC family transcriptional regulator yields MKKNVFSSLDLPGHLDDGARFALWQDIHVAEIWSVEYAISANRPFAAAIEATAVGPVVLGQMAGTIQHASRKARNIADDGRDGYLLLINHGDTRLSGAQAGRDYSVGKGEAALVSASEALEMSGGDSNVWANIVVPREILQSAFAHVEDRLALTVAADNEALGMLRRYCNFLEAGPALVSPDLVTHATETIVDLIGLATGAKGEPAELAGMRGLRAARLQAILDKMRDDFADPAISAQRVAQQLRLSVRYVHDLLQETGVSFAERILELRLQRAHRMLSDRRNDRMRISEIALLSGFSDVSYFNRCFRRRFGSTPSGAR; encoded by the coding sequence TTGAAAAAGAACGTCTTCTCGTCGCTCGACCTGCCCGGACATCTCGACGACGGCGCACGCTTCGCGCTCTGGCAGGACATCCACGTCGCCGAGATATGGTCGGTCGAATATGCCATCTCGGCCAATCGGCCGTTCGCGGCCGCGATCGAAGCCACGGCCGTCGGACCGGTGGTGCTGGGGCAGATGGCCGGAACCATCCAGCATGCCAGCCGCAAGGCCCGCAACATCGCCGACGACGGCCGCGACGGCTATCTCCTCTTGATCAACCATGGCGACACCAGGCTGAGCGGCGCCCAGGCCGGCCGCGACTACAGCGTGGGCAAGGGCGAGGCCGCGCTGGTCTCGGCCTCGGAGGCGCTGGAAATGAGCGGCGGCGACAGCAATGTCTGGGCCAACATTGTCGTCCCGCGCGAGATCCTGCAGAGTGCCTTCGCCCATGTCGAGGACCGTCTGGCGCTGACCGTGGCGGCCGACAACGAGGCGCTCGGCATGCTCAGACGCTATTGCAACTTCCTGGAAGCTGGGCCGGCTCTGGTGTCGCCGGATCTTGTCACCCATGCCACCGAAACAATCGTCGATCTGATCGGCCTGGCAACAGGCGCCAAGGGCGAGCCCGCCGAGCTCGCCGGCATGCGCGGCCTGCGCGCGGCAAGGCTGCAGGCGATCCTCGACAAGATGCGCGACGATTTCGCCGATCCGGCCATCTCGGCCCAGCGGGTCGCCCAGCAATTGCGGCTCTCCGTGCGCTATGTCCACGATCTCCTGCAGGAAACCGGGGTGAGTTTCGCCGAGCGCATTCTCGAATTGCGGCTGCAAAGGGCCCATCGCATGCTCTCCGACCGCCGCAATGACCGCATGCGCATCAGCGAGATCGCGCTGCTCAGCGGCTTCTCCGACGTCTCCTATTTCAACCGCTGCTTCCGCCGCCGCTTCGGCTCGACGCCGAGCGGCGCCCGATAG
- a CDS encoding slipin family protein codes for MMVDYIAYLILALVVVMFLSAAIRILREYERGVVFTLGRFTGVKGPGLIILVPFVQQMVRVDLRVVVQDVPPQDVISRDNVSVKVNAVLYFRIVDAERAIIQVEDFMAATNQLAQTTLRSVLGKHELDEMLAERDKLNSDIQEILDQRTDAWGIKVSNVEIKHVDLNESMVRAIARQAEAERLRRAKVINADGEQQAAAKLVEAGRMLAEEPQAMQLRYFEALHDIAGERSSTVVFPLPVDLLRQFLKEQGK; via the coding sequence ATGATGGTCGATTATATAGCCTATCTCATACTCGCGCTGGTCGTGGTCATGTTCTTGTCCGCGGCCATCCGCATCCTCAGGGAATATGAGCGCGGCGTGGTCTTCACGCTCGGCCGCTTCACCGGGGTCAAGGGTCCCGGCCTCATCATCCTCGTGCCCTTCGTCCAGCAGATGGTGCGGGTGGATCTGCGCGTCGTGGTGCAGGACGTGCCGCCGCAGGATGTGATTTCGCGCGACAACGTCTCGGTGAAGGTCAACGCCGTGCTCTATTTCCGCATTGTCGATGCCGAGCGGGCGATCATTCAGGTCGAGGACTTCATGGCCGCCACCAACCAGCTGGCGCAGACCACGCTGCGCTCGGTGCTCGGCAAGCACGAGCTCGACGAGATGCTGGCCGAGCGCGACAAGCTCAACAGCGACATCCAGGAGATCCTCGATCAGCGCACCGACGCCTGGGGCATCAAGGTGTCCAATGTCGAGATCAAGCATGTCGATTTGAACGAGAGCATGGTCCGCGCCATCGCCAGGCAGGCCGAGGCCGAGCGCCTGCGCCGCGCCAAGGTGATCAATGCCGATGGCGAGCAGCAGGCCGCGGCGAAGCTCGTCGAGGCCGGCCGCATGCTGGCCGAGGAGCCGCAAGCCATGCAGCTCCGCTACTTCGAGGCCCTGCACGACATCGCCGGCGAGCGCTCCTCCACGGTGGTCTTCCCGCTGCCGGTGGATTTGCTGCGGCAATTCCTGAAGGAGCAAGGCAAATAG
- a CDS encoding FAD binding domain-containing protein produces the protein MKDFSYVRADSVEAARNASALPGAVLLAGGTTLIDLAKCGVAEPQTVIDISHIEGLSAIDVDANRALIGALAKMSHVADHAEIKSHFPAVSEALWQAASAQLRNMATIGGNLMQRTRCPYFRDPQNFPACNKRASGSGCSAIGGVTRGHAVLGTSEACIATYPGDLAVALVAFEAEIDVGERRLKVEDFFLAPGASAEREHDIGPGEVITAIEIPGSAAARRSTYLKVRDRQSYEFAAASAAVGLELESDGRTIRDIRVALGGVATKPWRARAVEEALKGKVLTEDTVRQASLLAMDGAVDHGANHYKIELAPRVVARAILKLGETA, from the coding sequence ATGAAAGATTTTTCCTATGTCCGCGCCGACAGCGTCGAGGCCGCGCGCAATGCATCGGCGCTCCCCGGCGCCGTGCTGCTTGCCGGCGGCACGACGCTGATCGACCTCGCCAAATGCGGCGTCGCCGAGCCTCAGACCGTCATCGACATCAGTCATATCGAGGGGCTCAGCGCTATCGACGTCGACGCCAACCGCGCGCTCATCGGCGCGCTGGCGAAGATGAGCCATGTCGCCGATCATGCAGAGATCAAGAGCCACTTCCCTGCCGTCTCGGAAGCATTGTGGCAGGCGGCTTCGGCGCAGTTGCGCAACATGGCCACAATCGGCGGCAATCTGATGCAGCGCACGCGCTGCCCCTACTTTCGTGATCCGCAGAATTTCCCCGCTTGCAACAAGCGCGCGTCGGGCAGCGGCTGCTCGGCGATCGGCGGAGTGACGCGCGGCCACGCAGTGCTCGGCACCAGCGAAGCCTGCATCGCCACCTATCCCGGCGACCTCGCGGTCGCCCTTGTCGCCTTCGAGGCCGAGATCGATGTCGGCGAGCGGCGACTGAAGGTGGAGGACTTCTTCCTGGCGCCCGGCGCCAGCGCCGAGCGCGAACATGACATCGGCCCCGGCGAGGTGATCACGGCCATCGAAATCCCCGGCTCGGCCGCGGCGCGGCGCTCGACCTATCTCAAGGTGCGCGATCGCCAGTCCTACGAGTTCGCCGCCGCAAGCGCCGCAGTCGGACTGGAACTGGAAAGCGACGGCCGCACCATCAGGGATATCCGCGTCGCGCTCGGCGGCGTGGCGACAAAACCGTGGCGGGCGCGCGCCGTCGAAGAGGCACTCAAGGGCAAGGTGCTGACCGAAGACACGGTGCGGCAGGCCAGCCTGCTCGCCATGGACGGCGCCGTCGACCATGGCGCCAACCACTACAAGATCGAGCTCGCGCCGCGCGTCGTCGCGCGCGCCATCCTCAAATTGGGAGAGACGGCATGA
- a CDS encoding cold-shock protein: MTTGTVKFFNTTKGFGFIEQGNGQPDVFVHISAVERAGMRSLVEGQKVSFDVVKDQRSGKSAAENLQAA, encoded by the coding sequence ATGACTACTGGAACCGTGAAGTTCTTCAACACGACCAAAGGCTTTGGCTTTATCGAACAGGGCAACGGCCAGCCGGACGTGTTCGTCCACATCTCCGCCGTGGAGCGGGCCGGAATGCGTTCGCTGGTCGAAGGCCAGAAGGTGAGCTTTGACGTCGTGAAGGATCAGCGCAGCGGCAAGAGCGCGGCTGAAAACCTTCAGGCCGCATGA
- a CDS encoding outer membrane beta-barrel protein, with translation MHRFSIIAASLVATTSAYAADAPQPLAAETVVGPHISGYGEIYLGGLRFTAIDDTVRSAGGAARVNIPFAQRWNLQGDLTYDRIWDDDFAHWGGVGGAIHGYYRDPDRFAAGVFATYTSVDFGDFDAKTSSWAAGPEAQIYFGNLTLYGQASFGRSNEDSLNSDHWNVRAVARYFVQDNLRLDAEFSFSRTDQGVNLDLSGAALQAMYRFNDTPWSVFARYQLEHMKIGSTDIGETHKYLVGLRASFGSKSLLDEDRNGATMDTYRPNEVKNLSVK, from the coding sequence ATGCATCGCTTTTCAATCATCGCCGCGTCGCTGGTCGCCACGACGTCCGCCTACGCCGCCGACGCACCGCAGCCGCTGGCCGCAGAGACAGTGGTGGGGCCGCATATCTCCGGCTACGGCGAAATCTACCTTGGCGGGCTCCGCTTCACCGCTATCGACGACACCGTCCGGTCCGCCGGGGGCGCCGCCCGCGTCAACATTCCGTTCGCCCAGCGCTGGAACCTCCAGGGCGACCTGACCTATGACCGGATCTGGGACGACGACTTCGCTCATTGGGGTGGCGTCGGCGGCGCGATCCACGGATACTATCGCGACCCCGACAGATTTGCCGCCGGCGTGTTCGCGACCTACACGTCGGTGGACTTTGGCGATTTCGACGCGAAGACGAGTTCCTGGGCGGCCGGCCCGGAAGCCCAGATCTACTTTGGCAATCTTACCCTTTACGGGCAGGCGTCCTTTGGCCGTTCAAACGAGGATTCCCTCAACTCCGACCATTGGAACGTCCGCGCCGTCGCACGCTACTTCGTCCAGGACAACCTTCGCCTGGACGCCGAATTCAGCTTCAGCAGAACGGACCAGGGGGTGAACCTGGACCTATCCGGCGCGGCTCTCCAGGCCATGTATCGGTTCAACGACACACCGTGGTCAGTGTTCGCGCGCTATCAATTGGAGCACATGAAGATCGGTTCAACCGACATTGGCGAGACCCACAAATACCTGGTGGGCCTGCGCGCCTCCTTCGGCAGCAAGTCGCTGCTGGACGAGGATCGCAACGGCGCGACCATGGACACCTATCGGCCCAACGAAGTGAAGAATTTGAGCGTGAAATGA
- a CDS encoding zinc-dependent alcohol dehydrogenase family protein, whose protein sequence is MKAIELSQPRLDAFRAATVATPEPQRGEVLIRQRAASLNFVDIAVASGNYPGPSFPLIPVADAAGEIAALGEGVTRFSVGDRVVAHAKPRWIGGRPRPYEMTQMRGISLPGSLAEYVALPANSVVPVPAHLSFEAAATLPIAGTTAWNAIRAADVGPGSAVVLLGTGGVSILTLQLAKAAGATVIITSSSDEKLERAKALGADHLINYRATPDWDGKVLELTDGLGADLVVETGGSATFARAVNATAPGGTLFTIGFVTGAEATIDLLPIIIKALKVVGNNTGSVSDLRDAARAIGAAGIKPVVDKVFSQNEATEAYTHMAAGGLHFGKLVFGLDW, encoded by the coding sequence ATGAAAGCCATCGAACTGAGCCAACCCAGGCTGGACGCCTTCCGCGCCGCCACCGTCGCCACGCCCGAGCCGCAGCGCGGCGAGGTGCTGATCCGCCAGCGCGCCGCGAGCCTCAACTTCGTCGATATCGCGGTGGCGAGCGGCAACTATCCCGGACCGAGCTTCCCGCTCATTCCGGTCGCCGATGCCGCCGGCGAGATCGCAGCACTGGGCGAGGGTGTGACCCGGTTCAGCGTCGGCGACCGCGTCGTCGCCCACGCCAAGCCGCGCTGGATCGGCGGCCGGCCGAGGCCTTATGAGATGACGCAGATGCGCGGCATCTCGCTGCCCGGCTCGCTCGCCGAATATGTGGCGCTGCCGGCCAATTCGGTCGTGCCGGTTCCGGCGCATCTTTCCTTCGAGGCGGCGGCGACGCTGCCGATCGCCGGCACCACCGCCTGGAACGCGATCCGCGCTGCCGATGTCGGGCCGGGCTCGGCGGTCGTCCTGCTCGGCACCGGCGGTGTCTCTATCCTCACGCTGCAACTGGCCAAGGCCGCCGGCGCCACCGTCATCATCACTTCCTCTTCGGACGAGAAACTGGAACGGGCAAAGGCGCTCGGCGCCGATCACCTGATCAACTACCGCGCGACGCCGGACTGGGACGGCAAGGTGCTGGAATTGACCGACGGGCTCGGTGCCGATCTCGTCGTCGAGACCGGCGGCTCGGCAACCTTCGCCCGTGCCGTCAACGCCACCGCGCCCGGCGGCACATTATTCACCATCGGCTTCGTCACCGGCGCCGAGGCCACGATCGATCTGCTGCCGATCATCATCAAGGCGCTGAAGGTGGTGGGCAACAACACCGGATCGGTGTCCGACCTGCGCGACGCCGCCCGCGCCATCGGCGCCGCCGGGATCAAGCCGGTCGTTGACAAGGTGTTTTCACAAAACGAGGCGACCGAGGCCTACACCCACATGGCCGCGGGCGGCCTGCATTTTGGCAAGCTGGTGTTCGGGCTGGATTGGTAG